One part of the Entelurus aequoreus isolate RoL-2023_Sb linkage group LG05, RoL_Eaeq_v1.1, whole genome shotgun sequence genome encodes these proteins:
- the ins gene encoding insulin: MAVPWLQAVSLLVLSLAWSPDFQAAASPQHLCGSHLVDALYLVCGERGFFYNPKRDVDPLLGFLPSKVGGAAGGDNEVVELAFKDQMEAMVKRGIVEQCCHKPCNIFDLQNYCN; this comes from the exons ATGGCGGTGCCGTGGCTCCAGGCGGTGTCTCTTCTGGTCCTGTCGCTGGCGTGGAGTCCGGACTTCCAGGCCGCCGCCTCCCCGCAGCACCTGTGCGGCTCTCACCTGGTGGACGCCCTGTACCTGGTGTGCGGCGAGAGAGGCTTCTTCTACAACCCCAAGAGGGACGTGGACCCCCTGCTGG GCTTCCTCCCGTCAAAAGTGGGCGGGGCTGCAGGCGGCGACAACGAGGTGGTGGAGTTGGCCTTCAAGGACCAGATGGAGGCGATGGTGAAGCGAGGCATCGTGGAGCAGTGCTGCCACAAACCCTGTAACATCTTTGACCTGCAGAACTACTGCAACTGA